The Streptomyces sp. NBC_00510 genomic interval ATGAGCGCATGATCGCCGAAGAGACGCAGCCGCCGGCACACGGGCGGGAGCCCCAGCCCCGCCCCGGCACCACGCCAGAAGCCCTCCACACCCCGGCGGTTGATGCTCCTGTTGGCGCAACCGGCCGGCTGACTGCCGGGCAGAGCGCCGCGGGTCTGGAAGGCGGGGTGGAGCGCGCGGCGGCTGCGCTGAAGCCGAGGATGCGCGGCTGGCTGCACGCCGGCGTGTTCCCCCTCGCTCTGGTCGGCGGCATCGTCCTGGTCGCCGTTTCGCGTTCGGCTGCGGCGGTGGCGGCTTGCTCGGTGTACGCGCTGTCGGCCTGCCTGCTGTTCGGTACCAGCGCGGTCTACCACCGCGGAACCTGGGGTCCGCGTGGGGAGGCGGTCCTGCGCCGGCTGGACCACGCGAACATCTTCCTGATCATCGCCGGCACGTACACCCCGTTGGCGGTACTGCTGCTGCCCGCAGCCCAGCAGCTGGTGCTGCTGGCCGTGGTGTGGGCAGGCGCCTTGGCCGGCATCGCCTTCCGCATGCTGTGGATCGGGGCTCCCCGGTGGCTGTACACCCCGT includes:
- a CDS encoding hemolysin III family protein: MIAEETQPPAHGREPQPRPGTTPEALHTPAVDAPVGATGRLTAGQSAAGLEGGVERAAAALKPRMRGWLHAGVFPLALVGGIVLVAVSRSAAAVAACSVYALSACLLFGTSAVYHRGTWGPRGEAVLRRLDHANIFLIIAGTYTPLAVLLLPAAQQLVLLAVVWAGALAGIAFRMLWIGAPRWLYTPCYLVLGWVAVFYLPDFARTGGSAVVVLVIAGGLLYTAGAVVYGLKRPDPSPAWFGFHEVFHAFTIAAFTAHYTAIVLAVA